A segment of the Dendrosporobacter quercicolus genome:
AGCGCCGTCAGCCCCGGTAGCGCCGTCAGCCCCGGTAGCGCCGGTGGCCCCGTCAGCGCCGGTAGCCCCGGTAGTGCCGGTAATGCCGGTTGGTCCAGTCACTGCGGGATTTTCAATCGTAACAATCGCAGATCCTTGTGCTGCCACAATGTCAAGTGTACTGGACTGTATGGTTAGGGTTTCTCCTAAAGCAACGGTTCCACTGCCGGTGTTTCCCACGACGGTGAATAATGCTGCGCCTGCGTCAAAGACGCCAGTAGCCCCGGTAGCGCCAGTAGCGCCAGTGGCCCCGGTGTCGCCAGTGGCTCCGGTAGCGCCGGTAGCTGCAGTAGCGCCGGTAGCGCCAGTGGCCCCGGTAGCGCCAGTAGCACCAGTGGCGCCGATGGCCCCGGTAGCGCCAGTAGCGCCAGTAGCGCCGATGGCCCCGTCAGCGCCGGTAGCGCCGGTGGCTCCCGCCCCGGTGACGCCAGTCGCGCCAGTCGCGCCAGTCGCGCCGGTGGTTCCGTCAGCGCCGGTAGCGCCGGTAGCTCCGGCTCCGGTGATGCCAGTCGCGCCAGTCGCGCCAGTGTCGCCGGTAGCGCCGGTAACGCCGGCAGCGCCAGTTTCGCCAGCGCCGGTGGGTCCGGTAGCGCCGGTAGCGCCAGTGTCGCCGGTAGCGCCGGTAACGCCGGCGGCGCCAGTTTCACCAGCGCCGGTAGCGCCGGTAGAACCGGTAGCCCCGGTGGCACCGGTGGCCCCAGTGGCTCCAGTGGCTCCAGCGCCGGTGGCGCCAGGATCGCCGGTAGCGCCGGTGGGACCAGTGGGGCCGGTGGGACCGGAAGGACCAGTCGGACCGGTTCCTCCAGTAGCACCGGTTGTTCCGGTGATTCCAGTCGGGCCGGTAGGGCCGAAGAAGAAGCAGGGGTTAGGCATAGGCGTGCAGCAAGGGTCAGGCGTACAACTGCAATGCTTATGATGATGCTTATGATGACAGTGTCTATAACGCCGCCGTTTACGTTTGGGTCTTTCTAAGTCATAGTAAGAGCTATTATTTGAATCACCAGTTTGATCCACTAATAGTCCCCCTTTCCAGTGATTGAGATTTATTACATAATATAATATGTATAATTTTCTAGGCGGGGAACTTAGCAAAACAATTTTAAGAATGTCCTTTAAAAGTTTTTTTCCAGTCTCAATAATCGGGCGTTTATTGTGGATCCGGCAGTTGAGCCAGTTCCAAATCAACTGGATGTGGACTGAATTGACAATTTTGCTTAATTCAACATGGGGCTAAAAATATAAAGCTGCATTTATCACAGATGCATGTAATCAGAATAGCATAGTGATAAGGTGGTATAGATATTTTGAATCAGGGAACCCAAGGAGGAAAAAGTATGGTTAAGGATTCCACTAAATTGCATCTGGGGTGTGGATTGACAATATTGCCTGACTGGATAAATGTTGATTGTGTGGATTTACCGGGGGTTGATCTGTTATTTGATTTGGATACATGCGATAACAACTTACTGCCAATAGCAGATAATCGCATTGATACAATGCTGGCAAGTCACGTTATTGAACATATTGCAAAGCCGCTGCCATTAATGCAGGAACTGTATCGTGTTGCCAAACCGGATGCTCAATTGACTTTATTTCTGCCGTATGGCTCCAGTGATGATGCTTTTGAAGACCCAACGCATATTAAGGCTTATTTTTTAAATTCATTTTATTATTTTTCCCAGCCTTACTATTGGCGGGCAAGTTATGGATACC
Coding sequences within it:
- a CDS encoding class I SAM-dependent methyltransferase, coding for MVKDSTKLHLGCGLTILPDWINVDCVDLPGVDLLFDLDTCDNNLLPIADNRIDTMLASHVIEHIAKPLPLMQELYRVAKPDAQLTLFLPYGSSDDAFEDPTHIKAYFLNSFYYFSQPYYWRASYGYLADWQPELIVLKISAEDHGGRMAEDIMDDIMTLRNIVIEMGVTMRAIKPARPAKRELQSFAELRFEFV